The sequence ATCCTGTAACTATTCAAAAGATgttacatttgaaattaagaaatgtgATCTTTATCGGTTGGAAGAAGGTCCCCCTGTCGCAACAGTGCTCACCCGGGAGGATGGGCTCAAATACTATAAGGCGATGCAGACTATTCGCCGAATGGAATTGAAGGCAGATCAGTTgtataaacagaaatttattcgtGGTTTCTGTCACTTGTGTGATGGTCAGGAAGCTTGTTGCGTGGGCCTTGAGGCTGGGATAAATCCCACCGATCATGTCATCACATCCTATCGGGCTCATGGCTTCTGCTATACTCGTGGACTCTCTGTCCGGTCAATTCTTGCAGAGCTtacaggaagaagaggaggttGTGCTAAAGGAAAAGGTGGATCGATGCATATGTATTCCAAGAATTTCTACGGGGGCAACGGCATTGTGGGAGCTCAGGCACCCCTGGGAGCTGGTATTGCTCTGGCCTGTAAATACAAGGGAAACGATGAGATCGCTTTGACTGTCTATGGGGATGGCGCTGCTAATCAGGGTCAGATATTTGAAGCTTACAATATGGCAGCTTTGTGGAAATTACCTTGTATTTTCATCTGTGAGAATAACCTCTATGCAATGGGAACAGCCATTGGGAGAGCAGCAGCCAGCACTGATTACTACAAGAGAGGCAATTTTATCCCTGGACTAAGGGTAGATGGAATGGATATTCTGTGTGTTCGAGAGGCAACAAAGTTTGCAGCTGACTATTGCAGATCTGGAAAAGGGCCCATAGTGATGGAGATGCAGACTTACCGTTATCACGGACACAGCATGAGTGATCCTGGAGTCAGTTATCGTACTCGAGAAGAAATTCATAGTGTGAGAAGTAAGAGTGATCCTGTTATGCTTCTCAAAGATAGAATGGTAAACAACAAGCTTGCCAGTAttgaagaattaaaggaaattgatgttgaagtgagaaaagaaattgatGATGCGGCCCAGTTTGCTACAACAGATCCTGAACCACCTCTGGAAGAAATAGGCCATCACATCTACAGTAGTGGTCCACCTTTTGAAGTCCGTGGTGCAAACCCGTGGATCAAGTTTAAGTCCATAAGTTAAAGGGAGACtctatgtaaattaatttttattccctCAAAGGAATATTTATGGTCAACTTTAAGAAAATGTGTGCCCAATTTTGTTAAAGAATAATAAGTAAAccccacaaaacaagtcttgtaaacttttcttaaaagaagTTGACATCATTCAGAGTCTATTAAAAGAGACT comes from Rhinolophus ferrumequinum isolate MPI-CBG mRhiFer1 chromosome 5, mRhiFer1_v1.p, whole genome shotgun sequence and encodes:
- the PDHA2 gene encoding pyruvate dehydrogenase E1 component subunit alpha, testis-specific form, mitochondrial isoform X2, producing the protein MRKMLAAAVSRVLSGVPQKPTSRVLVASCNYSKDVTFEIKKCDLYRLEEGPPVATVLTREDGLKYYKAMQTIRRMELKADQLYKQKFIRGFCHLCDGQEACCVGLEAGINPTDHVITSYRAHGFCYTRGLSVRSILAELTGRRGGCAKGKGGSMHMYSKNFYGGNGIVGAQGQIFEAYNMAALWKLPCIFICENNLYAMGTAIGRAAASTDYYKRGNFIPGLRVDGMDILCVREATKFAADYCRSGKGPIVMEMQTYRYHGHSMSDPGVSYRTREEIHSVRSKSDPVMLLKDRMVNNKLASIEELKEIDVEVRKEIDDAAQFATTDPEPPLEEIGHHIYSSGPPFEVRGANPWIKFKSIS
- the PDHA2 gene encoding pyruvate dehydrogenase E1 component subunit alpha, testis-specific form, mitochondrial isoform X1: MRKMLAAAVSRVLSGVPQKPTSRVLVASCNYSKDVTFEIKKCDLYRLEEGPPVATVLTREDGLKYYKAMQTIRRMELKADQLYKQKFIRGFCHLCDGQEACCVGLEAGINPTDHVITSYRAHGFCYTRGLSVRSILAELTGRRGGCAKGKGGSMHMYSKNFYGGNGIVGAQAPLGAGIALACKYKGNDEIALTVYGDGAANQGQIFEAYNMAALWKLPCIFICENNLYAMGTAIGRAAASTDYYKRGNFIPGLRVDGMDILCVREATKFAADYCRSGKGPIVMEMQTYRYHGHSMSDPGVSYRTREEIHSVRSKSDPVMLLKDRMVNNKLASIEELKEIDVEVRKEIDDAAQFATTDPEPPLEEIGHHIYSSGPPFEVRGANPWIKFKSIS